A genomic segment from Gossypium hirsutum isolate 1008001.06 chromosome D04, Gossypium_hirsutum_v2.1, whole genome shotgun sequence encodes:
- the LOC107898579 gene encoding arginine decarboxylase: MGMPTLAYRVDSAVPPPGYSTFIVGESSLATTVSFSSFTTTSATAVDSTNSNSTHWSPAHSSTLYRIDNWGAPYFAVNDSGNITVRPHGSSTLSHQEIDLLKVVKKASDPKSVGGLGLQMPLIVRFPDVLKNRLESLQSAFVSAIQTQGYESRYQGVYPVKCNQDRFVVEDIVKFGTPFRFGLEAGSKPELLLAMSCLCKGNPEALLICNGFKDAEYISLALLARKFQFNTVIVLEQEEEVKLVIDISKKLSVRPVIGLRAKLRTKHSGHFGSTSGEKGKFGLTTNHILRVVKDLHDSDMLDCLQLLHFHIGSQIPSTALLQDGVSEAAQIYSELTRLGADMKVIDIGGGLGIDYDGSKSGNSDLSVSYSLEEYASAVVNAIQVVCDRKSVKHPIICSESGRAIVSHHSVLIFEAMSTTDTAPSMNQINLPFIELSEDARSDYWNMSDAVMRHDNETCLFYADQLKQRCVEQFKEGSLGIEQLAAVDGLFDLVTKTIVETEPVRTYLVNLSIFTSIPDFWSIGQIFPIVPIHRLDQKPEVKAILSDLTCDSDGKIDKFIGGEANLPLHKPGNGQYYLGMFLGGAYQEALGGVHNLFGSPSVVTVLQSDGPHSFAITHAMSGPSCADVLRVMQHEPKLMFENLKHRAEEFCGIDAGSCLASTVARSFQNMPYLEPRSSCSLTAMNNGGFYYCNKEDYYAGSETGANEDEHWSYCFA; the protein is encoded by the coding sequence ATGGGGATGCCGACCTTGGCTTACCGTGTAGATTCCGCCGTACCGCCACCTGGCTACTCAACTTTCATTGTCGGGGAAAGCTCCCTTGCCACAACGGTCTCTTTTTCTTCCTTCACCACCACTAGCGCCACCGCCGTCGACTCTACTAATTCCAACTCAACCCATTGGTCCCCTGCTCATTCCTCTACTCTCTACCGTATCGACAACTGGGGCGCTCCTTACTTTGCCGTTAATGACTCTGGCAACATCACCGTCCGTCCTCATGGTTCGAGCACTCTATCCCACCAAGAAATCGACCTATTGAAAGTCGTTAAGAAAGCTTCGGATCCGAAATCGGTAGGCGGACTCGGGTTACAGATGCCACTCATCGTTCGGTTCCCCGATGTGTTGAAAAATCGGCTCGAGTCACTTCAATCGGCTTTTGTATCAGCAATTCAAACCCAAGGCTATGAGTCTCGTTACCAAGGCGTTTATCCCGTGAAATGTAACCAAGACCGGTTCGTTGTTGAAGATATAGTTAAATTCGGGACACCGTTCCGGTTCGGTTTAGAAGCCGGGTCAAAACCCGAACTCCTCCTTGCTATGTCTTGCCTTTGTAAAGGAAACCCAGAAGCTTTATTGATCTGTAATGGTTTCAAAGATGCTGAATACATTTCACTTGCTTTACTTGCAAGGAAGTTCCAGTTCAACACAGTGATCGTACTTGAGCAAGAAGAGGAAGTGAAATTGGTTATTGACATAAGCAAAAAGCTTTCGGTTCGACCAGTGATCGGACTTCGAGCTAAGCTAAGAACCAAACACTCGGGTCATTTCGGGTCAACGTCGGGTGAGAAAGGGAAATTTGGGTTAACAACGAACCATATTTTACGGGTCGTTAAAGACTTACATGATTCGGACATGCTTGATTGTTTACAATTATTACACTTCCACATCGGTTCTCAAATCCCTTCCACGGCTTTACTTCAAGATGGTGTTTCCGAAGCTGCACAAATTTATTCGGAATTAACCCGACTCGGCGCTGACATGAAGGTTATCGATATCGGAGGTGGTCTTGGGATCGATTACGACGGTTCAAAATCTGGTAATTCAGATCTTTCCGTATCGTATAGTCTCGAGGAATATGCTTCGGCTGTTGTGAATGCGATTCAGGTTGTTTGTGATCGTAAATCGGTCAAACATCCGATTATTTGTAGCGAAAGTGGGAGAGCTATTGTTTCCCATCATTCGGTTTTGATATTCGAGGCCATGTCTACAACTGATACGGCACCATCGATGAACCAAATTAACCTTCCTTTTATCGAGCTATCCGAAGATGCTCGTAGTGACTATTGGAACATGAGTGATGCAGTAATGAGACATGACAACGAGACATGTTTGTTTTATGCTGATCAGTTGAAACAAAGATGTGTCGAACAATTTAAAGAAGGGAGTTTGGGGATCGAACAGTTAGCTGCTGTCGATGGGTTATTCGATTTGGTTACGAAAACTATTGTCGAAACTGAACCTGTCAGGACATACCTCGTAAACCTTTCGATTTTCACTTCGATCCCCGATTTTTGGAGTATTGGTCAAATTTTTCCTATCGTCCCCATTCATCGTTTGGATCAAAAGCCAGAAGTGAAGGCTATTTTGTCGGATTTAACTTGCGATAGTGATGGGAAGATCGATAAGTTCATTGGAGGTGAAGCCAACCTGCCTTTACACAAGCCGGGTAATGGCCAGTACTATTTAGGGATGTTCTTGGGCGGGGCTTATCAAGAAGCTCTCGGCGGTGTCCACAACCTATTCGGCAGTCCGAGTGTTGTTACTGTCTTGCAAAGCGACGGTCCACATAGCTTCGCAATAACACATGCAATGTCCGGCCCATCATGCGCGGATGTCCTTCGAGTCATGCAACACGAACCCAAACTCATGTTCGAAAACCTTAAGCACCGTGCCGAAGAATTTTGCGGCATTGATGCTGGTAGTTGTTTAGCTAGCACGGTTGCTCGTTCTTTCCAGAACATGCCTTATCTCGAACCAAGATCTTCGTGTTCGTTGACCGCCATGAATAACGGTGGCTTTTATTATTGTAACAAGGAAGATTATTATGCGGGTTCAGAAACTGGGGCTAATGAGGACGAGCACTGGTCCTATTGCTTCGCTTGA